A genome region from Polyodon spathula isolate WHYD16114869_AA chromosome 19, ASM1765450v1, whole genome shotgun sequence includes the following:
- the LOC121294367 gene encoding integrator complex subunit 14-like, producing the protein MPTVVLMDVSLSMTRPVSLEGTEEYQRKNLASHGLTMLFEHMATNYKLEFTALVAFSSLWELVVPFTRDYNTLQEALSSLEDYDKTCLEAALQGVSNVVQQEWGGAFPCQVVLVTDGALGIGKGSLRHSLATLKQRREDKKFPLPFPFPSKIHIMCIANQEELQNTGVLDNLEQLINLNNGEGQIYTVDGPLCLKNVQSMFGKLIDQGYSPFHAVLKCGNLASDVQVFPRPEPVLIAEESEPVLRTINTDLEIVGFIEIADISSPPVLSRHLVLPIAVSKEGDEVGTGIPEDTEDENSANQIAGKSPNFCVLLHGSLKVEGMVALVQLGPDWYGMLYSQADSKKKSNLMMSLFEPGPETLPWLGKISQLGPISDAKENPYGEDDSKSPFPLQPKNKRSYAQNVTVWIKPSGLQTDVQKILRNARKLPEKTQTFYKELNRLRKAALAFGFWELLSGVAELLERECTLLPDTAHPDAAFQLSHVAQQLRLASTGDSQYAAFTHNITPMPTDFSGSSSNERM; encoded by the exons ATGCCTACGGTGGTGTTGATGGACGTGTCCCTCTCTATGACGCGCCCGGTCTCGCTGGAAGGCACGGAGGAGTACCAGCGCAAGAACCTGGCCTCGCACGGGTTAACGATGCTGTTCGAACACATGGCCACCAACTACAAACTGGAGTTCACCGCTCTTGTAGCCTTCTCGTCACTCTGGGAGCTGGTGGTCCCTTTTACCAGGGACTACAACACACTGCAG GAAGCACTAAGCAGTCTGGAGGATTATGATAAGACGTGCCTGGAGGCGGCTCTTCAGGGGGTTAGCAATGTCGTACAGCAGGAATGGGGGGGTGCCTTCCCCTGCCAG gtGGTTTTAGTAACGGATGGCGCTTTAGGGATTGGAAAAGGCTCCTTGAGGCACTCTTTAGCGACTTTGAAACAGCGCAGAGAAGACAAGAAATTTCCACTGCCTTTCCCGTTCCCTTCCAAAATCCACATCATGTGCATTGCCAATCAAGAGGAG CTCCAGAACACAGGTGTCTTGGATAACCTTGAGCAGCTGATAAATCTGAACAATGGAGAGGGACAGATCTACACTGTTGACGGCCCATTATGCCTGAAGAATGTGCAGTCAATGTTTGG AAAGCTGATAGACCAAGGCTACTCCCCTTTCCATGCTGTGTTGAAGTGTGGGAACCTGGCTTCGGACGTGCAGGTCTTTCCCAGGCCTGAGCCAGTCCTCATTGCTGAGGAATCTGAACCTGTCCTTAGAACCATTAATACAG ATTTGGAAATTGTTGGATTCATAGAAATAGCTGATATTTCTAGTCCACCAGTCCTCTCCAGGCATCTGGTTTTACCCATAGCAGTAAGCAAAG AAGGTGATGAGGTTGGTACTGGGATCCCTGAAGACACTGAAGATGAGAACTCGGCCAATCAGATTGCTGGCAAAAGCCCAAATTTTTGTGTCCTGCTACACGGCAGCCTCAAAGTGGAAGGCATGGTGGCGCTGGTCCAGCTGGG TCCTGATTGGTACGGGATGCTGTACTCTCAAGCTGATAGTAAGAAGAAATCCAACCTGATGATGTCGCTGTTTGAGCCAGGTCCTGAAACACTTCCTTGGCTGGGGAAAATATCTCAGCTTGGACCCATTTCAG ATGCTAAAGAAAATCCTTATGGAGAAGATGACAGCAAAAGCCCTTTCCCTTTACAGCCGAAGAATAAGCGCAGCTACGCACAAAATGTTACTGTGTGGATCAAGCCCAGCGGGTTGCAG ACCGATGTTCAGAAGATCTTGCGAAATGCCAGAAAACTTCCAGAGAAGACACAGACATTCTATAAG GAGCTGAATCGCTTGAGGAAGGCGGCTCTAGCGTTTGGGTTCTGGGAGCTGCTGAGCGGCGTAGCGGAGCTGCTGGAGCGGGAGTGCACTCTGCTCCCTGACACCGCCCATCCCGATGCAGCGTTTCAGCTCTCCCACGTAGCACAGCAGCTCAGACTGGCCAGCACAGGGGACTCGCAGTACGCAGCCTTCACCCACAACATCACACCCATGCCGACCGACTTCTCGGGCAGCAGCAGCAACGAGAGGATGTAG